A section of the Acidobacterium capsulatum ATCC 51196 genome encodes:
- a CDS encoding lipopolysaccharide biosynthesis protein, with the protein MSLARVGKQFLAMNTSQLVTILTQLLTVPVFLHAYGISLYGQWLAMAAALAHLSTLNYGLQTYTTNEIAILYNRGEIQECRIVQSSGLRMLLALAGLVAAGLLIVFFIPVTQLLHQTIPLSEAQFTLYWLGLQFPINALVGFVGAHYMAIGRPHRGTQYGNVMNIVGLATLLALAMFHSSFPVLAASRCVVMAIFGLLMLLDLRRLAPDITPTIRYWRKGILVSILKPSFQYMLLMGSNVLIYQLPLLLMQIILGPVSVVLFSVTRTVYSMTRRLLTLVTNTIGPEITITIGERNFTKLRRLYELSERIVLLLTIPITFGSMVATPFLLQVWLHKGTLFDPIVCILLGLTISVQGLKEHKYQFQFSSNQVREMSYAGIGVYTLMLLLSIPALKYFQLPGYLVVWCLAESVLLFYVLHLNRALFRGEFEVDEKPAYQMYAFLLVGIALSYFPMMHMAQLSYPLQLALAVVVTLITGALSYWIFNVEDLRAYLWGKVSSKIPMLARSR; encoded by the coding sequence ATGAGCCTCGCAAGAGTCGGCAAACAATTCCTTGCAATGAATACGTCACAGTTGGTCACGATTCTGACGCAACTTTTGACTGTCCCGGTTTTCCTGCACGCCTATGGGATTTCGTTGTATGGACAATGGCTTGCGATGGCCGCGGCTCTTGCTCATCTGTCCACGCTCAATTATGGGTTGCAGACATACACAACCAATGAGATTGCGATTCTCTATAACCGGGGTGAGATACAGGAATGCAGGATCGTACAGTCTTCCGGTCTTAGAATGCTGCTGGCTCTGGCTGGACTCGTGGCGGCCGGTTTGCTCATTGTCTTCTTTATCCCCGTCACGCAGCTGCTCCATCAGACGATCCCACTTTCTGAAGCACAGTTCACGCTCTATTGGCTAGGACTTCAATTTCCCATCAATGCCCTGGTGGGGTTTGTGGGCGCTCACTACATGGCTATCGGCCGGCCACATCGCGGGACCCAATACGGTAACGTGATGAATATTGTTGGGCTGGCCACCTTGCTGGCGCTTGCGATGTTTCATTCGTCGTTTCCGGTTCTGGCCGCTTCTCGCTGCGTGGTAATGGCGATTTTTGGCTTGTTGATGCTTCTCGATTTACGCCGGCTCGCGCCTGACATCACTCCGACCATTCGGTATTGGCGCAAAGGCATTCTTGTTTCGATCCTCAAGCCCAGCTTTCAATACATGCTGCTGATGGGCTCGAACGTCCTCATCTACCAATTGCCACTGTTGCTGATGCAAATTATTCTTGGGCCTGTCAGCGTTGTGCTCTTTTCCGTTACTCGCACGGTCTACTCCATGACGCGACGGCTGTTGACTCTGGTTACCAACACCATCGGCCCTGAAATTACAATCACCATCGGTGAGAGGAACTTCACAAAACTTCGCCGTCTTTATGAGCTCTCAGAGCGCATCGTCCTGCTGCTGACCATCCCCATCACCTTCGGTTCGATGGTTGCCACACCTTTCCTCCTGCAAGTCTGGCTGCACAAAGGCACGCTCTTTGATCCCATCGTCTGTATCCTGCTTGGGCTCACGATTTCAGTTCAAGGACTCAAAGAGCACAAATACCAGTTTCAGTTCTCCAGCAACCAGGTCAGGGAAATGTCCTATGCCGGCATCGGCGTCTATACCCTGATGCTGCTGCTTTCCATTCCCGCCCTAAAGTACTTCCAGCTTCCGGGATATCTGGTTGTGTGGTGTCTGGCAGAGAGCGTACTGCTCTTCTATGTGCTTCATTTGAACCGGGCTCTCTTCCGGGGAGAATTTGAAGTAGACGAAAAGCCCGCCTATCAGATGTACGCTTTTCTGCTAGTGGGCATTGCGCTGTCTTACTTTCCGATGATGCACATGGCGCAGCTTTCATATCCCTTGCAACTGGCACTTGCCGTGGTGGTCACACTTATCACGGGAGCGCTTTCCTACTGGATATTCAATGTGGAAGACTTGCGCGCCTACCTATGGGGCAAGGTCAGCAGCAAGATTCCGATGCTTGCTCGATCCAGATGA
- a CDS encoding bifunctional nuclease family protein, producing MQIEMKIRGLMVDPSTNMPIVILKDANSEALLPIWVGLFEARAIAMEIEKASGPRPMTHDLLKNIVDGLNGRLQRIVVSELRDDTFYAVVWMEQDGEAVAVDARPSDALALALRADCPIFVEEEVLRTAKVLPNPAEAAAESPELRRWLEGLGDEDLGKYKM from the coding sequence GTGCAGATTGAGATGAAAATTCGGGGGCTGATGGTGGATCCCTCCACCAACATGCCTATCGTCATCCTGAAGGATGCGAATAGCGAGGCGCTGCTGCCGATCTGGGTTGGCCTTTTTGAAGCGCGCGCCATTGCCATGGAAATTGAGAAGGCGTCAGGACCCCGGCCCATGACTCACGACCTGCTCAAGAACATTGTCGATGGCCTCAATGGCCGCCTGCAGCGCATTGTTGTGTCAGAGTTGCGTGACGACACGTTCTATGCCGTCGTCTGGATGGAGCAGGACGGGGAAGCCGTGGCCGTCGATGCACGCCCCTCCGATGCGCTCGCCCTGGCGCTTCGTGCTGATTGTCCTATCTTTGTCGAAGAAGAGGTCCTGCGCACCGCCAAGGTGCTACCCAACCCTGCTGAGGCCGCCGCCGAGTCACCCGAACTGCGCCGCTGGCTTGAGGGCCTTGGGGATGAGGACCTCGGCAAATACAAGATGTAA
- a CDS encoding glycosyltransferase family 4 protein encodes MATTESSLRVVLAVNGVFHHFELAHELAKRGMLERIYSTFPWSRLKREGLDRAYLKTHYVLHLTQHGMQQVMRVPAGLNKQIDRRVRSGLDAYVARTLPTCDVYVALSGAGVLSGYKAQQRGALYICDRGSSHIRYQDQILAEEYARWGVPRIAVDPYFIDREEREYEQSDAITVPSGFAYRSFVEMGVPEEKLHRIPYGVRLERFQPSGEPSRDAFHVLFAGTVGLRKGVGDLLEAFQLLRHPNKKLRIVGPVLPETKSIFANHKMDGIEVIGRLPQQELARYMSTSHVMVLPSIEEGLALVQGQAMACGCPLISSYHTGGEDLFDEGVEGFLVPIRSPQIIADRLQKLADDPLLQQQMRAAALARVQHLGGWEHYGSLWEGLIKKLSS; translated from the coding sequence GTGGCGACTACTGAATCCTCTCTTCGTGTTGTCCTGGCCGTTAATGGTGTTTTTCATCACTTTGAACTAGCTCATGAGCTTGCCAAACGCGGCATGCTGGAGAGGATCTACTCCACCTTTCCCTGGAGCCGGTTAAAGCGTGAAGGCTTGGATCGTGCATATCTAAAAACACATTATGTTCTGCATCTAACGCAGCATGGAATGCAACAGGTTATGCGAGTTCCGGCGGGACTCAATAAGCAAATAGATCGCCGGGTACGCTCAGGGCTTGATGCCTATGTAGCACGCACACTGCCCACATGTGATGTATATGTTGCTTTATCTGGGGCCGGTGTTCTCAGTGGTTACAAAGCCCAGCAACGTGGAGCACTCTACATTTGCGATCGAGGATCTTCTCACATCCGATACCAGGATCAAATTCTGGCGGAAGAATATGCCCGCTGGGGTGTCCCGCGGATCGCCGTGGATCCCTATTTTATTGACCGTGAAGAGCGAGAATACGAACAGTCCGATGCCATCACTGTGCCATCCGGGTTTGCTTATCGCAGCTTTGTTGAAATGGGAGTACCCGAAGAAAAGCTGCATCGGATTCCCTACGGAGTTCGCCTAGAGCGCTTTCAACCCTCAGGAGAACCGTCCCGAGATGCTTTTCATGTGTTGTTTGCAGGCACTGTAGGACTGCGCAAAGGAGTCGGTGATCTCCTTGAGGCATTTCAGTTACTAAGGCATCCAAATAAGAAACTGCGGATTGTGGGCCCAGTTCTACCGGAGACGAAGTCCATCTTCGCCAATCACAAAATGGACGGGATAGAGGTGATTGGCCGGCTGCCGCAGCAAGAATTGGCTCGCTATATGAGCACGAGCCACGTGATGGTCCTGCCTTCAATCGAAGAAGGCCTGGCCCTCGTCCAAGGTCAAGCAATGGCGTGCGGGTGCCCCCTGATCAGCTCTTACCATACAGGGGGAGAAGATTTATTTGACGAGGGAGTGGAAGGCTTTCTGGTTCCGATCCGCTCTCCCCAGATCATTGCCGATCGGCTGCAGAAATTAGCGGACGACCCGCTGCTGCAACAACAGATGAGGGCCGCCGCGCTGGCGCGCGTGCAACACCTGGGCGGCTGGGAACATTATGGCAGTTTATGGGAAGGACTTATCAAAAAGCTGTCGTCGTGA